Proteins encoded within one genomic window of Pseudalkalibacillus sp. SCS-8:
- the glmM gene encoding phosphoglucosamine mutase, which produces MGKYFGTDGVRGVANTELTPELAFRLGRFGGYVLTKETQKPKIIIGRDTRISGHMLEGALVAGLLSIGAEVMRLGVISTPGVAYLTKALGAQAGVMISASHNPVGDNGIKFFGSDGFKLLDKQEQEIEELLDLGKDELPRPTGTDLGLVSDYFEGGQKYLQFLKQTIDEDFSGLRIALDCAHGAVSSLAPHLFADLDADITTIGSSPNGLNINDGVGSTHPEKLVELVKEKGADIGLAFDGDGDRLIAVDENGSIIDGDQIMYICAKHMASEGRLKHDTVVSTVMSNLGFYKGLEEANIASEQTAVGDRYVMERMREGDFNLGGEQSGHIIFLDHSTTGDGLLSALQLVNILKLTKKPLSELAGEMKKFPQCLKNVKVTDKHKVMENPNVKEAIETVEEETNGNGRVLVRPSGTEPLVRVMVEAPTEELCEEYANQIARVVESEMGYIQQ; this is translated from the coding sequence ATGGGTAAATATTTTGGAACAGATGGAGTCAGAGGTGTAGCCAACACTGAACTAACACCTGAATTAGCATTTAGACTAGGACGTTTCGGCGGATATGTTCTGACTAAAGAAACCCAAAAACCGAAAATCATCATCGGACGTGATACACGTATATCCGGGCATATGCTTGAAGGAGCACTGGTAGCTGGACTGTTGTCGATCGGTGCAGAAGTCATGCGGTTAGGTGTGATTTCAACTCCTGGTGTTGCCTATTTGACGAAAGCACTCGGAGCACAAGCAGGAGTTATGATTTCAGCCTCCCACAACCCTGTAGGAGATAATGGAATCAAATTCTTCGGCTCAGATGGATTCAAGCTTCTGGATAAGCAAGAACAAGAGATTGAAGAGCTTCTTGATCTTGGAAAAGATGAACTGCCTAGACCGACAGGAACAGATCTCGGTCTTGTAAGCGACTACTTCGAAGGCGGTCAGAAATATTTACAGTTCTTGAAACAAACGATTGATGAAGATTTCTCAGGCTTACGGATTGCGCTTGATTGTGCGCACGGTGCAGTCTCATCATTGGCACCTCATTTGTTTGCGGATCTCGATGCAGATATCACAACGATCGGTTCTTCACCAAACGGATTGAATATCAACGATGGAGTCGGATCCACACATCCTGAAAAGCTGGTTGAGCTCGTCAAAGAAAAAGGAGCGGATATCGGTCTTGCTTTTGATGGTGACGGAGACCGTTTGATTGCAGTTGATGAAAACGGTTCAATCATCGACGGTGACCAGATCATGTATATTTGTGCGAAACATATGGCCAGTGAAGGACGTCTGAAGCACGACACGGTCGTTTCGACTGTAATGAGTAACCTCGGATTTTATAAAGGGCTTGAAGAAGCGAACATCGCTTCTGAACAGACAGCTGTAGGCGACCGTTATGTTATGGAGCGTATGCGTGAGGGAGATTTCAACCTTGGTGGAGAGCAATCCGGTCATATTATCTTCCTGGATCACAGTACGACAGGAGACGGTCTTTTATCCGCGTTACAGCTTGTCAATATCCTGAAGCTGACGAAAAAGCCATTATCGGAGCTTGCTGGTGAAATGAAGAAATTCCCGCAATGCTTGAAAAATGTAAAAGTGACCGACAAACATAAAGTAATGGAAAACCCGAATGTGAAGGAAGCGATCGAAACAGTGGAGGAAGAGACAAACGGCAACGGGCGTGTACTTGTACGTCCATCTGGTACAGAACCTCTTGTCCGTGTTATGGTCGAAGCTCCGACGGAAGAACTTTGCGAAGAATATGCCAATCAAATTGCACGTGTAGTAGAAAGTGAAATGGGGTATATCCAACAATAA
- the glmS gene encoding glutamine--fructose-6-phosphate transaminase (isomerizing), with the protein MCGIVGYIGNEDTKEILLKGLEKLEYRGYDSAGIAVMNDDGVHVFKEKGRIATLRENVDENVPASIGIGHTRWATHGAPSKINAHPHQSASKRFTLVHNGVIENFTQVRKEFLKDVELVSETDTEIIVQLIEHFVKEGLEVEAAFRETLSLLKGSYALALLDNENPDVIYVGKNKSPLLVGLGNGYNVVASDSMAMLQKTDQFVELMDEEIVIVTKEDVTIKNLDGEVMERDPFTAELDASDIEKGTYPHYMLKEIDEQPIVIRNIINEYQDKDDKLKLDDDIRKAMKKTDRIYIIACGTSYHAGLVGKELIEKVAQVPVEVHIASEFSYNMPMLSEKPLFIFISQSGETADSRSVLVQIKKLGHKALTITNVAGSTLSREADYTLLLHAGPEIAVASTKAYTAQIAVLAILAADTANSKGIDMDFDLIKELSVVSNAIEALCDQKEEFEKITREYLSVTRNCFFIGRGMDYHVVLEGALKLKEISYIQAEGFAGGELKHGTIALIEEGTPVIALATQEHVNLSIRGNVKEVAARGAYTCTISTESLSDEEDRIVIPDVHPLLTPLVSVIPMQLISYYAALHRDCDVDKPRNLAKSVTVE; encoded by the coding sequence ATGTGTGGAATTGTTGGTTATATTGGAAATGAAGATACGAAAGAGATTTTATTAAAAGGGCTTGAAAAGCTTGAATACCGTGGTTATGATTCAGCTGGTATCGCTGTTATGAACGATGATGGTGTTCATGTTTTCAAGGAAAAGGGACGTATCGCGACATTGCGTGAAAACGTCGATGAGAATGTACCAGCATCAATCGGGATCGGTCATACACGCTGGGCAACACATGGTGCACCTAGCAAGATTAATGCACACCCTCATCAAAGTGCGTCCAAGCGTTTTACACTCGTCCACAACGGTGTTATCGAAAACTTTACGCAAGTACGAAAAGAGTTTTTGAAAGATGTGGAATTGGTCAGTGAAACCGATACAGAAATCATCGTCCAGCTGATTGAACACTTTGTAAAAGAAGGACTGGAAGTGGAAGCGGCTTTCCGCGAAACACTCTCCTTATTGAAAGGTTCATATGCACTGGCGTTACTTGATAATGAAAACCCGGATGTCATCTATGTCGGGAAAAATAAGAGCCCGTTGCTTGTCGGACTAGGAAACGGCTATAACGTCGTAGCGAGTGACTCAATGGCAATGCTTCAAAAGACAGATCAATTTGTTGAACTGATGGATGAAGAGATCGTAATCGTGACGAAAGAAGACGTAACAATTAAAAATCTCGATGGCGAAGTGATGGAACGTGATCCGTTTACAGCCGAGCTTGATGCTTCAGACATTGAAAAAGGAACGTATCCACATTACATGCTCAAAGAAATTGATGAGCAGCCGATCGTCATCCGTAACATCATCAATGAGTACCAGGATAAGGATGATAAACTGAAGCTGGATGACGACATCCGTAAAGCGATGAAGAAAACGGATCGTATCTATATCATCGCATGTGGAACATCTTATCACGCTGGCCTTGTCGGCAAGGAATTGATTGAGAAGGTCGCTCAAGTGCCTGTCGAGGTACACATCGCAAGTGAGTTCTCTTACAACATGCCAATGCTTTCTGAAAAGCCATTATTCATCTTTATTTCACAAAGTGGTGAGACAGCAGACAGCCGTTCAGTACTCGTACAAATCAAGAAGCTTGGCCACAAGGCGCTGACGATCACAAACGTTGCTGGTTCGACACTGTCCCGTGAAGCGGATTACACATTGCTTCTCCATGCTGGACCGGAAATTGCAGTAGCATCGACGAAAGCTTACACAGCTCAAATCGCAGTATTAGCTATTCTTGCTGCGGATACTGCGAACTCGAAGGGCATTGATATGGACTTCGACCTGATTAAAGAGTTGAGTGTCGTCTCCAATGCTATTGAAGCGCTTTGCGACCAGAAAGAAGAGTTTGAAAAGATTACACGCGAATATCTATCTGTCACGCGCAACTGCTTCTTCATCGGACGTGGCATGGACTACCATGTTGTCCTCGAAGGTGCATTGAAGCTGAAGGAGATTTCCTACATCCAGGCAGAAGGATTTGCTGGCGGAGAGCTGAAGCACGGTACAATTGCGTTGATTGAGGAAGGCACACCGGTCATTGCTCTAGCGACACAAGAACACGTGAACCTGAGCATCCGCGGAAACGTGAAAGAGGTCGCTGCACGCGGCGCTTACACTTGCACAATCAGTACAGAAAGCTTATCGGATGAAGAGGATCGCATTGTCATTCCAGATGTGCATCCACTTCTAACACCACTTGTAAGTGTCATCCCGATGCAGCTAATTTCCTATTATGCTGCACTACACCGTGACTGCGACGTCGACAAGCCACGTAACCTTGCGAAGTCAGTAACGGTTGAATAA
- a CDS encoding FAD-binding oxidoreductase produces MPSRTGLTGKVIFQGEPGYEEARKNWNPYVDTFPLVFVFAQRTYDIQNAILWARKHDVPIRFRSGRHALDKSLSEVKGGIVIDVSDMKRIKVYDKKGIALVETGNNVGPLVKTLASQGFMAPFGDSPTVGVGGITMGGGIGLLQRSIGLISDNLVGLQMVDANGRIVTADHQRNSDLLWASRGGGGGNFGINTHYVYKLHRAPKEATVYKITWPWNQLEEVFKTWQKWAPDVDRRLGSILEIFSRRNGLLQSTGLFLGSKRELEQLLKPLKSTGTPTEIFVKTFTYLGAVNYLIPSQPIPGRSDDNKKFSSNWAPHLLPEEAIRIMRRFLEVSPGMSSNFFFLNSGGALNQPQPNETAFYWRNSKFYLEWNASWNSPFEEQINLALVEKTRKRLLPFVEGSYVNVPDQNIKDFGAAYYGTNFERLKQVKAMYDPNNVFHFPQSIPPA; encoded by the coding sequence ATGCCATCAAGAACTGGATTGACGGGTAAGGTAATCTTTCAAGGGGAGCCGGGGTATGAGGAAGCGCGTAAGAACTGGAATCCTTATGTAGATACATTCCCACTCGTCTTTGTTTTTGCACAACGTACGTATGATATACAAAATGCGATATTATGGGCTCGGAAACATGATGTTCCGATTCGCTTTCGAAGTGGCAGACATGCTCTCGATAAAAGCCTTTCTGAAGTAAAAGGCGGCATTGTCATTGATGTAAGCGATATGAAACGGATCAAAGTTTATGATAAGAAAGGCATAGCACTTGTTGAAACCGGGAATAACGTAGGTCCTCTTGTCAAAACATTAGCGAGCCAGGGTTTCATGGCCCCATTTGGAGATAGTCCGACTGTCGGGGTCGGTGGGATTACGATGGGCGGAGGAATTGGACTTCTTCAACGCTCTATCGGGCTCATCAGTGACAATCTTGTAGGTCTTCAAATGGTCGATGCAAATGGAAGGATCGTAACAGCTGATCATCAAAGGAATTCTGATTTACTTTGGGCTTCGCGTGGTGGGGGTGGGGGTAATTTCGGCATTAATACCCATTATGTATATAAATTGCACCGTGCCCCGAAAGAAGCGACTGTATATAAGATAACGTGGCCTTGGAATCAGTTGGAGGAAGTATTCAAAACGTGGCAGAAATGGGCTCCTGATGTAGATCGTCGATTAGGGTCTATTCTCGAGATTTTCAGCAGAAGGAATGGATTGCTTCAGTCAACAGGTCTGTTTCTCGGTTCAAAGAGAGAGCTGGAGCAATTATTAAAGCCACTAAAGAGTACAGGAACCCCGACGGAAATCTTCGTCAAAACCTTTACTTACCTGGGGGCGGTCAATTATTTGATTCCATCTCAACCGATACCCGGGCGATCGGATGATAATAAGAAGTTCTCTTCCAATTGGGCACCTCACCTCCTTCCAGAGGAAGCCATTCGAATTATGCGGCGATTTCTGGAAGTATCGCCGGGTATGAGTTCGAATTTCTTCTTCCTGAACAGTGGAGGAGCACTCAATCAGCCTCAACCGAATGAAACGGCTTTTTACTGGCGGAACTCGAAGTTTTATCTTGAATGGAATGCATCCTGGAATAGTCCTTTTGAGGAACAGATTAATCTTGCACTGGTCGAAAAAACGCGCAAACGATTATTGCCGTTTGTTGAAGGCTCTTATGTCAACGTTCCAGACCAGAACATCAAAGATTTCGGAGCAGCTTATTATGGCACGAATTTTGAGAGACTTAAGCAAGTGAAAGCGATGTATGACCCGAACAATGTGTTTCACTTTCCACAAAGCATCCCGCCTGCTTAA
- a CDS encoding MFS transporter: MKRVHYSWIILIVTFFSIIVAGIIRSSSGVFIDPFENEFGWNRSIISLSFAISLFLYGISGPFMAALIEVLGLKKMMVISMSTLLTGILLTYLMQDSWQLILIWGIIIGLGSGLFLTVLSPYVANRWFEKRRGLAVGILTASTATGQLILLPVLAVVIENYSWRWAVGLIFVLCSIMLVIIMFFMKNSPEEVGALPYGLEEAEDQPEIIHKRNPITIAFQGLFEAVKVKEFWLLAGSFFICGLSTSGLIGTHFVSYCLSYGIPLVTAAWMLSFMGVFDLVGTTISGWLSDRFDNRWLLFWYYALRGGSLVLLPYALAEGSLMLLAIFSIFYGLDWIATVPPTISISRQVFGVQKSGIVYGWIFASHQAGAAVAAFSGGVIYNIFNSYTWAFFLAGIFCLVASLFVIIIKKQPAQVPVTMNYNS; this comes from the coding sequence TTGAAACGCGTTCACTATAGTTGGATAATCCTGATCGTTACGTTCTTTTCGATCATCGTAGCGGGCATCATTCGATCTTCATCGGGGGTTTTCATTGATCCGTTTGAGAATGAGTTCGGTTGGAACCGTTCCATCATTTCGCTTTCGTTTGCGATCAGTTTATTTCTATATGGGATCTCAGGTCCTTTCATGGCTGCATTAATCGAAGTGCTAGGCTTGAAGAAGATGATGGTCATTTCCATGTCGACCCTCCTCACAGGAATTCTGTTGACCTATTTGATGCAGGATTCCTGGCAGCTGATCCTGATTTGGGGGATCATCATCGGATTAGGTTCGGGGTTGTTTCTGACGGTATTGAGTCCATATGTTGCTAATCGTTGGTTCGAGAAACGGAGGGGGCTAGCTGTTGGGATTTTGACGGCGAGTACGGCAACCGGACAGCTGATCCTACTGCCGGTTCTCGCCGTTGTGATTGAGAATTACTCATGGCGCTGGGCCGTCGGTCTCATTTTCGTTTTGTGCTCGATCATGCTGGTCATCATTATGTTCTTCATGAAAAACAGTCCTGAAGAAGTCGGAGCTCTGCCATACGGTCTTGAGGAAGCCGAGGATCAGCCGGAAATCATACATAAACGTAATCCGATAACAATTGCCTTTCAAGGACTTTTTGAGGCGGTCAAGGTGAAGGAATTCTGGTTATTGGCAGGCAGTTTTTTCATCTGTGGACTGTCGACGAGCGGGTTGATTGGGACCCATTTCGTCTCCTATTGCCTCAGCTATGGGATACCACTTGTCACTGCAGCCTGGATGCTTTCCTTCATGGGGGTCTTTGATCTGGTCGGTACAACCATTTCAGGGTGGTTGTCCGATCGGTTCGACAACCGCTGGCTGCTGTTCTGGTACTATGCTTTGAGAGGCGGCTCCCTCGTTTTGCTGCCTTACGCACTAGCAGAAGGATCGCTCATGCTGCTCGCGATTTTTTCAATCTTTTATGGTTTGGATTGGATCGCAACCGTTCCACCGACGATCAGTATTTCAAGACAAGTCTTCGGTGTTCAGAAGAGCGGTATCGTATATGGCTGGATTTTTGCTTCCCACCAGGCAGGAGCGGCAGTGGCTGCTTTCAGTGGTGGAGTCATCTATAATATCTTCAACTCTTATACGTGGGCCTTTTTCCTGGCAGGCATTTTCTGTCTCGTTGCGAGCCTGTTCGTCATCATCATCAAAAAGCAGCCAGCACAAGTGCCAGTGACAATGAATTACAATTCTTGA
- a CDS encoding DUF6944 family repetitive protein, with translation MLSKFLEAAGTWIQTLGTFINASGQTIIVLQNNENSFEGNALALTGNSVEAFGNSVQAIGKTKQEDSQVDGILGAWFQAGGNITNAKASYLMIRGFEEDGLRLDVIGDSIQSIGAFFEAASSSTDHSEFADLASKGQLLQSFGAMIEAIGVLYILNDEMEEGIQIQAFGSYAQLAGATITAIAFTKEWIHSEKKN, from the coding sequence ATGCTATCAAAGTTCTTGGAAGCTGCAGGCACATGGATACAAACATTAGGTACGTTCATCAATGCCTCCGGACAAACCATCATCGTCCTCCAAAACAATGAAAACAGCTTCGAAGGGAATGCCTTAGCATTGACCGGAAACAGTGTCGAAGCTTTCGGAAATTCCGTGCAAGCAATCGGCAAAACGAAACAGGAAGATAGCCAGGTCGATGGCATTTTAGGCGCATGGTTCCAAGCTGGTGGAAATATAACAAACGCCAAAGCGTCCTACCTTATGATTAGAGGATTTGAAGAAGACGGGCTTCGACTTGATGTAATCGGGGATTCCATCCAATCGATTGGGGCTTTCTTTGAGGCAGCTTCTTCTTCAACTGACCATTCCGAGTTTGCTGACCTTGCCTCAAAAGGACAACTTCTCCAATCTTTTGGTGCAATGATTGAGGCGATTGGTGTTCTATACATATTGAATGATGAGATGGAGGAAGGTATCCAGATACAAGCCTTCGGAAGCTATGCCCAATTGGCTGGTGCAACCATCACAGCAATCGCCTTTACGAAAGAATGGATCCACTCTGAAAAGAAAAATTGA
- a CDS encoding VOC family protein, giving the protein MITEFDHLVHLTKNPEEAKNTFIENGFNAVKGGRHPNWGTHNCLSFYRRLRYIEWIGLEDLDKAEESNNPLIQQIVHDAGEEGLSQVALRVDDLTSFSDRLNEKGLRTIGPLKGERKKEDGSLLQWAMLFIDETEEGPVRYPFFIQWGNSDHEREKEMASLMEHSVGKPSLSYIGYNVRNPEVAFQRFAALFHKSVTKRQDTNEFGFYLELPIGDFAFRFYDHATSHFEDISRKPVICGIRGYREKKAETIKGGVYQFTR; this is encoded by the coding sequence TTGATTACAGAATTCGATCATCTTGTACATTTGACAAAGAATCCTGAAGAAGCGAAAAACACATTCATCGAGAATGGATTCAATGCGGTCAAAGGAGGTAGACATCCGAATTGGGGAACACACAATTGTTTGAGCTTCTATCGAAGGTTACGATATATCGAGTGGATCGGGTTGGAGGATCTCGATAAGGCTGAAGAGTCAAACAATCCGTTGATTCAACAGATTGTCCATGATGCTGGTGAGGAAGGTCTATCGCAGGTCGCCCTCCGTGTCGATGATTTGACTTCATTTTCCGATAGGTTAAACGAAAAGGGACTCCGAACAATTGGTCCGTTAAAAGGTGAAAGGAAGAAGGAAGACGGTTCGTTATTACAATGGGCGATGCTCTTTATTGATGAAACGGAGGAAGGTCCTGTACGTTATCCGTTCTTTATCCAGTGGGGTAATTCAGACCACGAGCGTGAAAAGGAGATGGCTTCATTGATGGAGCACTCTGTCGGAAAACCTTCGCTTTCGTATATCGGATATAATGTGAGAAATCCTGAAGTGGCATTTCAGAGATTTGCGGCATTGTTCCATAAAAGTGTTACAAAAAGGCAGGATACAAATGAATTCGGCTTTTATCTCGAGCTGCCGATCGGTGATTTCGCCTTCCGTTTCTATGATCATGCGACATCACATTTCGAGGATATTTCGCGAAAACCGGTAATCTGTGGCATTAGGGGCTACAGGGAGAAAAAAGCGGAGACCATCAAGGGCGGCGTGTATCAATTTACGCGTTAA
- a CDS encoding sodium/proline symporter, with product MTAHPMTITVLVIYLLLLLLIGVVSSKKSSGGLTDFFLAGRGLGKWTVALSAVSSGRSGWLVLGVTGMAYASGLLAVWALAGFITVEVFMFFFVARRFRKYSESTDSITVPDILETRYQDKTNILRVTSALIIAFFMVAYVGSQVVAGGTAFSSTLGFSTTGGMWFTAIILLAYTVLGGFHAVSKTDVLQAGFMFLSLVVLPIVAIIGLGGFGPILDALNAQGPSYYGIFSFGFGVAMSLVGIGFGSPGNPHILVRYMSLKNIKEMRQAALIGSIWNVVMGWGAIMVGLAGRAYFPNISDLPNENQEAVFTTLGSELLNPFFMGILLVAILAAIMSSADSQLLVGSSSLVRDVYDRLLGKGKTLDGKRLVLYSRISIGILMLLAVWLAFSAQEFVFWMVLFAWGGLGACFGPALLLSFYWKGTTKWGVFSGMIVGLITVILVKQQPEWTLKYIPDMKALFSDLLFGITYEAVPGFLMSLIVTVGVSLFTKKPSNAEETLEDLAS from the coding sequence ATGACCGCACATCCTATGACGATTACGGTGCTCGTCATCTATTTATTGCTCTTGCTCCTCATCGGGGTCGTGAGCTCGAAGAAAAGCTCGGGCGGATTGACGGATTTCTTCCTTGCTGGACGGGGTCTCGGTAAATGGACGGTCGCCTTAAGTGCAGTTAGCTCAGGACGGAGTGGATGGCTCGTTCTTGGTGTGACAGGGATGGCCTATGCCAGCGGCCTGCTCGCTGTTTGGGCATTGGCAGGCTTCATTACGGTCGAAGTGTTCATGTTCTTCTTTGTGGCACGAAGGTTTCGAAAGTATAGTGAAAGTACTGACAGCATAACCGTTCCGGATATCCTTGAAACCCGTTATCAGGATAAGACGAACATTTTACGTGTAACGAGTGCACTGATCATCGCATTTTTCATGGTTGCGTATGTAGGGAGTCAAGTTGTTGCAGGGGGAACAGCCTTCTCATCAACCTTAGGGTTCTCAACGACTGGCGGGATGTGGTTTACCGCGATTATCCTGTTGGCTTATACCGTATTAGGTGGCTTCCATGCTGTAAGTAAAACAGATGTCCTTCAAGCGGGCTTCATGTTTTTATCTCTCGTCGTTCTTCCGATCGTCGCGATTATCGGACTAGGCGGATTCGGTCCCATCTTGGATGCGTTAAATGCGCAAGGCCCGTCTTACTATGGCATCTTCAGCTTCGGTTTCGGGGTTGCAATGAGCCTGGTCGGAATCGGATTCGGAAGTCCAGGAAACCCGCATATCCTCGTCCGTTATATGTCGTTGAAAAATATTAAAGAGATGAGACAAGCTGCTCTCATCGGATCCATCTGGAATGTTGTGATGGGTTGGGGTGCGATCATGGTCGGTTTAGCGGGCCGTGCATACTTCCCGAACATTTCTGATCTTCCGAACGAGAATCAGGAAGCAGTGTTCACGACACTTGGAAGCGAATTGCTGAATCCTTTCTTCATGGGGATCCTGCTTGTCGCGATCTTAGCTGCGATCATGTCGAGCGCAGACAGTCAGCTCCTCGTCGGTTCAAGCTCCCTTGTCCGTGATGTCTATGACCGGTTGCTTGGTAAAGGGAAGACGCTGGATGGAAAGAGACTGGTCCTGTATAGTCGTATATCAATTGGTATTCTTATGCTTCTTGCAGTGTGGCTTGCCTTTTCTGCACAAGAATTCGTCTTCTGGATGGTGCTTTTTGCATGGGGAGGTCTAGGTGCCTGCTTCGGACCCGCACTCCTTCTGTCCTTTTACTGGAAAGGGACAACAAAGTGGGGCGTGTTCTCAGGCATGATCGTCGGCTTGATTACGGTCATCCTCGTTAAACAGCAGCCAGAATGGACACTGAAGTACATTCCTGACATGAAGGCACTTTTCTCTGATTTGTTGTTCGGCATCACGTATGAGGCAGTCCCAGGCTTTCTCATGTCGTTGATCGTAACCGTTGGAGTCAGCCTGTTTACGAAAAAACCTTCAAATGCTGAAGAAACGTTGGAAGATTTAGCGTCCTGA
- a CDS encoding GntR family transcriptional regulator → MKPTLDESQPIFHQIASMIKNDIIDGRLQEGERVPSTNDLSRFYNINPATARKGLQSLVDANIIYKQRGVGMFVKEGARHQLLDQRKKEFYSEYVAPLLQEAKRINLSTETVIELISKHKGEEG, encoded by the coding sequence TTGAAGCCTACATTAGATGAATCTCAACCCATTTTTCATCAAATCGCTTCCATGATCAAAAATGATATCATCGATGGACGATTGCAGGAGGGAGAACGCGTACCTTCTACAAATGACTTGTCCCGCTTCTACAACATCAATCCTGCCACTGCCCGGAAAGGCCTGCAATCCCTTGTGGATGCAAACATCATTTATAAACAAAGAGGTGTCGGTATGTTTGTGAAAGAAGGAGCTAGACATCAATTGCTTGATCAGCGGAAAAAAGAGTTTTATTCAGAGTATGTGGCACCTTTGCTGCAAGAAGCAAAGCGAATCAACTTAAGCACGGAAACGGTCATTGAATTGATTTCAAAACATAAGGGGGAAGAAGGATGA
- a CDS encoding ABC transporter ATP-binding protein, giving the protein MIELRHVSYGYNAEPVLKEIDFKESEPIITCLWGRNGAGKTTLMKLLAGLYAPNEGDISVMGESPYNNDRAQKHICFMQENHPLNPDWKVPMALKIAEAYHPNWDQETADRLLSLFQLPHNKKIKALSKGMKTGLQLIIGLSSHADVTILDEPTNGLDAVIRKKFYKFLLESYENHPRLILLSTHHINEIQPLCESIAVIDNKKMMLHEPMEVLRERGILLTGDKETVEMLTKQTEVLEREELGHVVRVMIDDMYTEEWQRKAVQHHVTIEKADLQDYLINRTSEKEEVLQ; this is encoded by the coding sequence ATGATTGAGCTAAGGCATGTAAGCTATGGATATAATGCAGAGCCAGTATTGAAAGAGATTGATTTTAAAGAATCAGAGCCGATCATTACGTGTTTATGGGGGCGGAACGGTGCGGGAAAAACGACGTTGATGAAGCTCCTCGCCGGACTTTATGCCCCAAATGAGGGAGACATTTCTGTCATGGGAGAATCCCCATACAACAATGATCGTGCACAGAAGCACATTTGCTTCATGCAGGAGAATCACCCACTGAATCCCGATTGGAAGGTACCGATGGCTTTGAAAATCGCGGAGGCTTATCATCCGAACTGGGATCAGGAAACGGCAGACCGACTGCTCAGCCTTTTCCAACTGCCTCACAACAAGAAAATCAAAGCACTCTCTAAAGGAATGAAAACGGGTCTTCAGCTCATCATCGGGTTATCAAGTCATGCGGACGTGACGATTTTGGATGAACCGACCAATGGATTGGATGCGGTCATCCGGAAAAAGTTTTATAAATTCCTTTTGGAAAGCTATGAAAATCATCCTCGCCTCATTTTACTTTCAACCCATCATATCAATGAAATCCAGCCTTTGTGTGAATCCATCGCAGTAATCGACAACAAGAAAATGATGCTCCATGAGCCTATGGAAGTGTTACGGGAACGAGGAATCCTGCTGACTGGAGATAAAGAAACGGTCGAGATGCTCACGAAACAGACGGAGGTATTGGAAAGAGAAGAGCTCGGGCATGTTGTCAGGGTCATGATCGATGACATGTACACCGAAGAATGGCAGAGGAAAGCGGTACAACATCATGTAACCATTGAAAAAGCAGATCTCCAAGATTATTTGATCAATCGGACGAGTGAAAAGGAGGAGGTGCTCCAATGA